A portion of the Collinsella aerofaciens genome contains these proteins:
- the rapZ gene encoding RNase adapter RapZ, with product MQKGDAMDAAERSERIPDIVIITGMSGSGRTQAMHVFEDMGYFCIDNLPPRLIAQLAELVGINTGVGRHLAVTCDLRSQGLFDELLDAVAALEEREMSCDIVFLEASDEVLIRRYSENRRRHPIAKPGETTADAIQRERLQLQGVRDRADMIIDTSRLRTSALRNKLRMAFSELSDQQLMDVHVFSFGFKHGMPVEADIMIDVRFLPNPFYDPEMRTMTGLDKKVSDFVLDHPKTQEFWKAWTQLLDTVMPGYIAEGKPQLSIAIGCTGGQHRSVAIAEATARYLEGAQYHVSISHRDLSRANTKA from the coding sequence ATGCAAAAGGGAGATGCCATGGATGCGGCGGAGCGCTCGGAGCGCATCCCCGATATCGTCATCATCACCGGAATGTCCGGATCGGGCCGCACGCAGGCCATGCACGTGTTCGAGGACATGGGCTATTTTTGCATTGATAACCTGCCTCCGCGTCTCATCGCCCAGCTTGCCGAGCTCGTCGGCATCAATACGGGCGTGGGCAGGCATCTCGCCGTTACCTGCGATTTGCGTAGCCAGGGACTGTTTGACGAGTTGCTCGATGCGGTCGCCGCGCTCGAAGAGCGCGAGATGAGCTGCGACATCGTGTTCCTGGAGGCTTCTGACGAGGTGCTGATTCGTCGCTACAGCGAAAATCGCCGCCGTCATCCCATTGCCAAGCCGGGGGAGACTACGGCCGATGCCATTCAGCGCGAGCGCCTTCAGCTGCAGGGCGTGCGCGATCGAGCCGATATGATTATCGATACGAGCCGTCTGCGCACCTCTGCGCTGCGCAACAAGCTACGTATGGCATTTTCCGAGCTGTCCGACCAACAGCTCATGGACGTCCATGTGTTCTCGTTTGGCTTTAAGCACGGCATGCCCGTCGAGGCGGACATTATGATCGACGTCCGCTTCCTGCCCAATCCGTTCTACGATCCCGAGATGCGCACGATGACCGGTCTCGATAAAAAGGTCTCCGATTTTGTTCTGGACCATCCCAAGACGCAGGAGTTTTGGAAGGCCTGGACGCAGCTGCTCGATACGGTCATGCCCGGCTATATCGCGGAGGGTAAGCCGCAGCTTTCTATCGCCATCGGCTGCACGGGCGGCCAGCACCGCAGCGTTGCCATTGCCGAGGCCACGGCCCGTTACCTGGAAGGCGCTCAGTATCATGTGAGCATCTCCCACCGCGACCTGTCGCGCGCCAACACGAAGGCATAG
- a CDS encoding ROK family protein, which translates to MENKYVCSVDIGGTKIATAIMEYPADGSVPHPVFEAEVPTEAQEGGEAVFQRIEASIKAALEANPDVEVLGVGIGAAGVVDPKTGAIAYANEIMPGWSGVQLGPRLREDLGLPVAVVGDVQAHALGEAHWGVGKGKFSVLCLGIGTGIGGAYVENGRVMQGFHGAAGHMGHIECSAAAGIPCACGRSGHLESVASGTSIGRMYDERFGRVDPSRPSVGRDVNDLCRAGDAKATEVIHDAGFALGASLGSLANILDPEVIVLSGGVIHQGPDWRSQTWKDSVHEGYASQALDPLQDTPILIGSLEGDAPLIGAAEHLLASLK; encoded by the coding sequence ATGGAGAACAAGTACGTCTGCTCTGTCGATATCGGCGGAACTAAGATCGCGACTGCCATCATGGAGTACCCGGCTGACGGTAGTGTGCCCCATCCCGTTTTTGAGGCCGAGGTTCCCACAGAGGCCCAAGAGGGCGGCGAGGCCGTCTTCCAGCGTATCGAGGCATCCATCAAGGCTGCTCTCGAGGCGAATCCCGATGTCGAGGTCCTTGGCGTCGGTATTGGCGCCGCCGGTGTCGTCGACCCCAAGACGGGCGCCATCGCGTATGCCAATGAGATCATGCCCGGCTGGTCCGGCGTTCAGTTGGGGCCGCGTCTGCGCGAGGATCTCGGTCTTCCCGTTGCCGTTGTAGGCGACGTGCAGGCTCATGCTCTGGGCGAGGCCCACTGGGGTGTCGGCAAGGGCAAGTTCTCCGTCTTGTGTCTTGGCATCGGTACGGGTATCGGCGGCGCATATGTCGAGAACGGCCGCGTGATGCAGGGCTTCCATGGTGCTGCTGGCCATATGGGCCACATCGAGTGCTCGGCTGCCGCCGGCATTCCCTGCGCCTGCGGGCGTTCCGGCCATCTGGAGTCGGTTGCTTCGGGCACTTCCATTGGTCGTATGTACGATGAGCGCTTTGGCCGCGTCGACCCCAGCCGTCCTTCGGTCGGTCGCGATGTGAACGACCTGTGCCGTGCAGGCGACGCAAAGGCGACCGAGGTCATCCATGACGCCGGCTTTGCGCTGGGTGCGAGCTTGGGCTCGCTCGCTAACATCCTGGATCCTGAGGTCATCGTGCTTTCGGGCGGCGTGATTCACCAAGGCCCCGATTGGCGTTCGCAGACGTGGAAGGATTCGGTGCACGAGGGCTATGCCAGCCAGGCGCTCGATCCGCTTCAGGACACGCCGATCCTCATCGGTTCTCTGGAGGGCGATGCTCCGCTCATCGGTGCCGCTGAGCATCTTCTTGCCTCGTTGAAGTAA
- the whiA gene encoding DNA-binding protein WhiA: protein MSFTAEVRDELARCEPECEYCDLSTLAALTRVSGTLSLAGSGRYRLTVATETGAVARTMITLTHRILKLKTEFTVRKSVLHKVRNYLITLPDQPDLDKALVLLGILDRRGGLVAGVPRHIVARPCCRLAYIRGALIAGGFVADPRGDFHLEIAVQGEQYAKGLCDLLGQIGVHARVNARRGSYAVYIKSAEEIEHLLKLIGAKRSVAEIEEARAVKLVKNDVNRRVNAELANQTRSAGAAQHQLALIDELEQRGLRDALPDALAVFCDLRERYPDLSLRDLGEMADPPLSKSALYHRVLRLEKLIEANR, encoded by the coding sequence ATGTCGTTTACCGCTGAGGTGCGCGACGAGCTTGCGCGCTGCGAACCCGAATGTGAATACTGCGACTTGTCGACGCTTGCCGCCCTGACGCGTGTGAGCGGTACACTTTCGCTGGCCGGCTCCGGGCGGTATCGTTTGACGGTCGCGACCGAGACGGGCGCCGTCGCGCGCACGATGATCACACTGACGCATCGCATCCTTAAGCTCAAAACGGAGTTCACCGTCCGTAAATCTGTATTGCATAAGGTTCGGAACTACCTCATCACCTTGCCCGATCAACCCGACCTGGACAAGGCTCTGGTGCTACTGGGCATTCTCGACCGCAGGGGAGGGCTCGTCGCTGGTGTTCCCCGGCACATCGTTGCCCGTCCCTGCTGCAGGCTTGCCTACATCCGCGGCGCGCTCATCGCCGGCGGTTTCGTGGCCGATCCCCGCGGCGACTTTCATTTGGAGATCGCGGTGCAGGGCGAGCAATATGCCAAGGGGCTTTGCGACCTGTTGGGGCAGATTGGGGTCCATGCTCGTGTTAATGCACGGCGGGGGTCATATGCCGTGTACATTAAGAGCGCCGAGGAAATCGAGCATTTATTAAAGCTGATTGGTGCCAAGCGCAGCGTTGCCGAGATTGAGGAGGCGCGCGCGGTCAAGTTGGTTAAGAACGATGTGAACCGTCGCGTGAACGCCGAGCTCGCCAACCAGACCAGAAGCGCCGGTGCTGCCCAGCATCAGCTTGCGCTTATCGATGAGCTCGAGCAGCGAGGCCTTCGCGATGCGCTTCCGGATGCCTTGGCGGTCTTTTGCGACCTGCGCGAGCGCTATCCCGATCTTTCGTTGCGTGATTTAGGGGAGATGGCTGACCCTCCCTTGTCGAAGTCGGCCCTCTACCATCGTGTTTTACGGCTTGAAAAGCTCATTGAAGCAAACAGATAG
- a CDS encoding N-acetylmannosamine-6-phosphate 2-epimerase, producing MTVDPLIQSLKGKLVVSVQAYMGEPLRTPETMAQMSRACELGGAAAIRCQGLADIAAIKGRCEVPVIGLWKDGHEGVYITPTLRHARACVAAGADIVAIDATDRPRPDGKTVEDTFRPLHEEGVLLMADCATIEDIRRAVDMGFDLVSTTLSHGVAAIDCTMADGPDLPLLRQATEEFPGLPIICEGRVHTPEEARAAIDAGAWAVVVGTAITHPTSITSWFKAALEA from the coding sequence ATGACCGTCGATCCTTTGATTCAATCCCTGAAGGGCAAGCTCGTCGTGAGCGTTCAGGCGTATATGGGTGAGCCACTTCGTACGCCCGAGACCATGGCTCAAATGTCTCGCGCTTGCGAGCTCGGCGGCGCTGCCGCCATTCGCTGCCAGGGCCTTGCCGACATTGCCGCCATTAAGGGTCGCTGTGAGGTTCCCGTCATCGGCTTGTGGAAGGATGGGCACGAGGGCGTTTACATCACGCCGACGCTGCGTCACGCTCGCGCCTGCGTTGCTGCCGGTGCCGATATCGTGGCGATCGATGCCACCGATCGTCCGCGCCCCGATGGCAAGACGGTCGAGGATACCTTCCGTCCGCTGCACGAGGAGGGTGTGCTCCTGATGGCGGATTGTGCCACCATCGAGGACATTCGCCGTGCGGTTGATATGGGCTTCGACCTTGTATCCACCACGCTTTCTCATGGTGTCGCCGCCATCGACTGCACCATGGCCGATGGCCCCGATCTGCCGCTCCTGCGTCAGGCGACTGAGGAATTCCCCGGTCTTCCCATCATCTGCGAGGGCCGCGTGCACACGCCCGAGGAGGCTCGCGCCGCGATCGATGCTGGTGCCTGGGCCGTTGTCGTCGGCACCGCCATCACGCACCCCACGAGTATTACGAGTTGGTTCAAGGCTGCGCTTGAGGCGTAA
- a CDS encoding dihydrodipicolinate synthase family protein produces the protein MATQKFTGVIPPVVVPDTEDHQLDVASFERSINRMIDAGVDGLFFLGSSGEVVFSTDERRRQIIAEAVRIVDHRVPVLVGIIDTETERMIEHGKVAQELGADALVATCPFYALQGMTEVEEHFRILHEELDLPIFAYDIPVCVHTKLPWKLLAKLGAEGVLAGVKDSSGDDISFRYLVQENEKNGHPMSILTGHEVVVDGAYLGGADGSVPGLANVEPEGYVRQWKAAQAGDWATVKAEQDRLNEISHIWDVTSGVQGYAGGVGAFKTAMNLMGIFDSPTMPRPVKAMTGENVEAIRKVLQDNGLL, from the coding sequence GTGGCAACTCAGAAATTCACCGGCGTTATCCCTCCCGTCGTTGTTCCCGATACCGAAGATCACCAGCTCGACGTTGCCTCCTTTGAGCGCAGCATCAACCGCATGATCGATGCCGGCGTCGATGGCCTGTTCTTCTTGGGATCCTCGGGCGAGGTCGTCTTCTCCACCGACGAGCGCCGTCGCCAGATTATCGCCGAGGCCGTCCGTATCGTCGACCACCGTGTGCCTGTTCTGGTCGGCATCATCGATACCGAGACCGAGCGCATGATCGAGCACGGCAAGGTCGCCCAGGAGCTGGGCGCTGATGCCCTCGTCGCCACCTGCCCGTTCTATGCCCTGCAGGGCATGACCGAGGTCGAGGAGCACTTCCGCATCCTGCATGAGGAGCTCGACCTGCCCATCTTTGCCTATGACATTCCCGTCTGCGTTCACACCAAGCTCCCCTGGAAGCTCCTTGCCAAGCTCGGCGCCGAGGGCGTCCTTGCTGGCGTCAAGGATTCCTCGGGCGATGACATCTCGTTCCGCTATCTCGTTCAGGAGAACGAGAAGAACGGCCATCCGATGAGCATCCTCACCGGTCACGAGGTTGTTGTCGACGGCGCTTACCTCGGTGGCGCCGACGGTTCTGTCCCGGGCCTTGCCAACGTTGAGCCCGAGGGCTACGTGCGCCAGTGGAAGGCCGCTCAGGCCGGTGACTGGGCTACCGTCAAGGCCGAGCAGGATCGCCTCAACGAGATCTCCCACATCTGGGATGTCACCTCGGGCGTCCAGGGCTATGCCGGTGGCGTCGGCGCCTTCAAGACCGCTATGAACCTCATGGGTATCTTCGACAGCCCGACCATGCCGCGTCCGGTGAAGGCCATGACCGGCGAGAACGTCGAGGCTATTAGGAAGGTCCTCCAGGACAACGGCCTCCTGTAA
- a CDS encoding acetylxylan esterase, with protein MSKCESNVGELIVPDLVGIPGTVSSRLSDFRDWRGDTSADVSELEIAASDLEVCGPSITAIDFANPYARYSEVSFELGGDVVHARLIEPAGRARASELVPLCLMFHDIDRPVRGWHHMTRFAAMGYAVLALNDEAIGPSDLRQEITSPAFVRRVRWGCALAKVACNLDGMDPDRIFAWGEGLGGGVALAVSALDERGLACTAVANPLPGGLEALSSRVRGSVLMGTSLMDTVSDPKDQFAVFNGLECDRRHIIYAKYSHERINAFENEVVDFFNQTFYPCSLA; from the coding sequence ATGTCTAAGTGCGAGAGCAATGTTGGCGAGCTGATTGTCCCCGACCTTGTGGGGATTCCCGGGACGGTCTCGTCAAGGCTCTCTGATTTCCGGGATTGGCGCGGCGACACTTCTGCGGATGTTTCCGAATTAGAGATAGCCGCTTCGGACCTTGAGGTTTGCGGGCCGAGTATTACGGCGATCGATTTCGCCAATCCGTATGCCCGCTACTCCGAGGTTTCCTTTGAGCTTGGTGGCGATGTGGTCCACGCACGTTTGATCGAGCCTGCCGGTCGCGCCCGAGCATCCGAGCTTGTGCCGCTATGTCTGATGTTTCACGACATCGACCGACCCGTGCGGGGATGGCATCACATGACGAGGTTTGCGGCCATGGGATATGCCGTGCTTGCGCTGAACGATGAGGCGATTGGACCCAGCGATCTGCGGCAGGAGATTACCTCGCCTGCTTTTGTCAGGCGCGTCCGTTGGGGCTGCGCGCTGGCGAAGGTGGCGTGCAATCTTGATGGCATGGACCCCGACCGCATCTTTGCATGGGGCGAGGGCCTTGGCGGCGGAGTCGCGCTGGCGGTTTCTGCTCTGGACGAGCGGGGCCTCGCCTGCACGGCGGTTGCCAATCCGCTTCCTGGCGGTCTCGAGGCGCTGTCGTCTCGGGTGCGCGGATCGGTGCTCATGGGCACATCGCTTATGGATACCGTGAGCGATCCCAAGGATCAGTTTGCCGTATTCAACGGTCTTGAGTGTGACCGGAGGCATATCATCTATGCAAAATACTCTCACGAGCGCATCAATGCGTTCGAAAACGAAGTCGTCGACTTTTTTAACCAAACGTTCTACCCGTGTTCTTTGGCCTAG
- the gap gene encoding type I glyceraldehyde-3-phosphate dehydrogenase → MAVKVAINGFGRIGRLAFRQMFGHEGSEIVAINDLTSPDMLAYLLKYDSTQGNYARDHEVVAGEDSITVDGKEIKIYKEADANNLPWGDLDVDVVLECTGFYTSKAKAQAHINAGAKKVVISAPAGSDLPTIVYNVNHETLTAEDNIISAASCTTNCLAPMAKGLNDFAPIVSGIMTTIHAWTGDQMPLDGPQRKGNKRRSRACAVNIVPNTTGAAKAIGLVLPELNGKLIGAAQRVPTPTGSITNLYAVVDKKVTVDEVNAAMKAYASTISETFGYNEDDIVSTDIIGETHGSIFDATQTMCSDLGNGQTLVQVTSWYDNENSYTSQMVRTIKYFEKFVA, encoded by the coding sequence ATGGCAGTAAAGGTTGCTATTAACGGCTTCGGTCGCATCGGTCGTCTGGCTTTCCGTCAGATGTTCGGTCATGAGGGCTCCGAGATCGTCGCTATCAACGACCTCACCTCTCCCGATATGCTCGCTTACCTGCTGAAGTACGACTCCACGCAGGGCAACTACGCTCGCGATCACGAGGTCGTTGCTGGCGAGGATTCCATCACCGTTGACGGCAAGGAGATCAAGATCTACAAGGAGGCCGACGCCAACAACCTGCCTTGGGGCGACCTCGACGTCGACGTCGTTCTCGAGTGCACCGGCTTCTACACCAGCAAGGCTAAGGCTCAGGCCCACATCAACGCTGGCGCCAAGAAGGTCGTCATCTCCGCTCCGGCCGGCAGCGATCTGCCCACCATCGTGTACAACGTCAACCATGAGACGCTGACCGCTGAGGACAACATCATCTCCGCTGCTTCCTGCACCACCAACTGCCTCGCCCCGATGGCCAAGGGTCTGAACGACTTCGCTCCCATCGTGTCCGGCATCATGACCACCATTCACGCCTGGACCGGCGACCAGATGCCGCTCGACGGCCCGCAGCGCAAGGGCAACAAGCGTCGTAGCCGCGCCTGCGCCGTCAACATCGTCCCCAACACCACCGGTGCTGCCAAGGCTATCGGCCTGGTTCTCCCCGAGCTCAACGGTAAGCTCATCGGTGCCGCCCAGCGCGTCCCGACGCCGACCGGCTCCATCACCAACCTCTACGCTGTTGTTGACAAGAAGGTCACCGTCGACGAGGTTAACGCCGCTATGAAGGCCTACGCTTCCACCATCTCCGAGACCTTCGGTTACAACGAGGACGACATCGTTTCCACCGACATCATCGGCGAGACCCACGGCTCCATCTTCGACGCCACTCAGACCATGTGCTCTGACCTCGGCAACGGCCAGACCCTCGTTCAGGTCACCTCTTGGTACGACAACGAGAACTCCTACACCTCTCAGATGGTCCGCACCATCAAGTACTTCGAGAAGTTCGTTGCTTAA